The following proteins are encoded in a genomic region of Sebastes fasciatus isolate fSebFas1 chromosome 14, fSebFas1.pri, whole genome shotgun sequence:
- the rpl8 gene encoding large ribosomal subunit protein uL2, which translates to MGRVIRGQRKGAGSVFKAHVKHRKGAAKLRHIDFAERHGYIKGIVKDIIHDPGRGAPLAKVAFRDPYRFKKRTELFIAAEGIHTGQFIYCGKKAQLNIGNVLPVGTMPEGTIICCLEEKPGDRGKLARASGNYATVISHNPETKKSRVKLPSGSKKVIASANRAVVGVVAGGGRIDKPILKAGRAYHKYKAKRNCWPRVRGVAMNPVEHPFGGGNHQHIGKPSTIRRDAPAGRKVGLIAARRTGRLRGTKTVQEKEN; encoded by the exons ATGGGACGTGTGATCAGGGGACAGAGAAAAGGTGCGGGCTCCGTGTTCAAAGCCCACGTCAAGCACAGGAAAGGTGCTGCTAAACTCCGTCACATTGACTTCGCTGAACGCCATGGTTACATCAAGGGGATTGTGAAG GATATCATCCACGACCCCGGCCGTGGTGCTCCCCTGGCCAAAGTGGCCTTCCGTGACCCATACCGCTTTAAGAAGAGGACAGAGCTCTTCATCGCTGCTGAGGGCATCCACACTGGACAGTTCATCTACTGCGGCAAGAAGG CTCAGCTGAACATCGGCAATGTCCTGCCCGTTGGCACGATGCCCGAGGGAACCATCATCTGCTGCCTGGAGGAGAAGCCCGGTGACAGAGGCAAGCTGGCCCGCGCGTCAGGAAACTACGCCACCGTCATCTCCCACAATCCCGAGACCAAGaagtccagagtcaagctgCCCTCAGGCTCCAAGAAAGTCATCGCCTCTGCCAACAGAGCTGTTGTCG GTGTGGTTGCCGGAGGTGGTCGTATTGACAAGCCCATCCTGAAGGCTGGTCGCGCCTACCACAAGTACAAGGCCAAGAGGAACTGCTGGCCACGTGTCCGTGGTGTGGCTATGAAC CCCGTTGAGCATCCCTTCGGTGGTGGTAACCATCAACATATTGGCAAACCCTCAACTATCAGGAGGGATGCACCTGCTGGTCGTAAGGTCGGTCTTATTGCTGCCCGTCGTACCGGCAGACTGCGTGGAACAAAGACCGTCCAGGAGAAGGAGAACTAG